AGAGAAGAGGCTAACGCCAGCCGCGAGCGTGCTGGCGTAGAGGAGCTTAGGCGTTAAAGGGCGGGGTGGCGTCGAGCACAGCCTGGATCACGTTCAGCGCGCCCTGCTGGTTGTTATCGTCGGTCTGGAAGTTGGCAATCGCTTTGATGGCCTCGCCAGCGTTGCCCATCGCAAAAGAGAATTTCGCCATGCGCAGCATCTCGGCGTCGTTACCGCTGTCGCCGATGGTGACGCAGTCGCTGGGCGAAAGCTGCCAGCGCTTGAGCAGGCGAGTGATGCCGTTGGCCTTGTGCAGGCCGGGAATGATCAAATCCACAAAGCCGAAGCCGCTGGTGACCGGCTTCATGATGCCGTCGAGGGAGACGTGCAGGGCGTCCACCAGCTGCGGGATCTCGCTGTCCGGCAGATTGAGTGAGAACTTAAACATCTTGTCGTCGATCTCGCGATAGTCATCCACCTGCTTCAGACGGTGATAGTGGTGCGACATTAGCTCGACAAACTCCGGCGGCGCGTTTTTGCTGACGTAGGCGCTCTCCAGGCCGCAGGCGACAAAGTTCAGGCCTTCGCTCTTGAGCAGCTCGCCCAGCACGATCTGGTACTCGTGGCGGGTCAGCTCGCCATGGAAGATCTCTTTGCCATGCTCGTAGACCAGCGCGCCGTTTTCGGCGACGAAAGAGATGTCGTCTTTGATTTCCGGAAAGAAGGAGATGAGCTGGTAGAACTGATTGCCGCTGGCGACCACAAACTCAATGCCGCGCGCCTGAAGCTCACGGAACTGGCTGAGGAAACGGCTGCGGTCGTAGGCTTTGGCATCATCAAGGAAAGTTCCGTCCATATCGGTGACGATAACTTTTACGGTCATACGTTATGCTCCCAGGGTAAAAACATTCAGGAGCATTCTAGTAATGATGTGAGCAAATGCACACATTTAATTTCATATGAAAGTAAAGCGTAGGCCCGGCAAGCTTGCGCCGCCGGGCGTTGCTGATTACAACGTGTGCTCGGTACGGGCGATAATATCATCCTGCGCATCCGGCGACAGGGCGGTAAAGAAGGCCGAGTAGCCCGCCACGCGCACCACCAGATCCCGATACCGATCAGGGTGCGCCTTCGCCGCCAGCAGCGTCTCGCGGGAGACGATGTTGTACTGAATATGCCACCCTTTATGCACCTCGAAGAAGGTGCGCAGCAGCATCATCAGCTTCTGCCGATCGCTGTCGTTTTCCAGCGTGGTTGGGTTGAGCTTCTGGTTAAGCAGCACGCCGCCGAGAATCGATCCCACCGGCAACTTGCCGACGGAGTTGATCACCGCCGTGGGGCCGAACCGATCCGTCCCGGATGCCGGGCTCGCTCCCTCCGCCAGCGGGGTCATGGCTTTGCGTCCGTCTGGCGTCGCCATCGTTGCCGCGCCAAACGGCACGTTAGCCGAGATGGACGAGGTGCCCGCGTAGTAGTTGCCGCCAATGGGGCCGCGTCCGTAGCGTGGATTGTGATACTGCTTCAGCTCGTTAATATAGGTTTCGTAGGCGCGATTCAGCAGCAGATCGACGCTGTCATCGTCGTTGCCGTACTTTGGTGCGCCGTTGATTAAGCGCTGGCGCAGCTGTTCGTGGGTCAGCCCATCGAAGTCATCCGCCAGCGCCTCTGCGAGCTGCTGCTGGCCGATAGCGCCCTGGTCAAAAACCAGCTTTTTCACAGCCGCCAGGCTGTTGCCGAGGTTGGCGATCCCTACCTGTAATCCCGATACCCAGTCGTACTTCGCGCCGCCCTGTTTAATGCTCTTTGCCCGCTCAATGCAGTCGTCCACCAGCGCCGAGCAGAGAATGTCGTGGACGTTCTCCTCCAGCATGGTGTCCACCACGTATTCGATCTCAATGGATTTGCGGGTGTAGTAGCGGATCTGCGCGTCCCAGGCGGCCATGACCTCGCTGAAGTCGGCGAAGTTACCTTTCGACAGCGCCTTCTCCTGAGCCAGGAACACTTTGCCGCTGGTAGCGTCGCGTCCTTCCTCCAGCGCGGCGAGCATCACCCGGGCGAAGTTAATAAAACTCATCCCGGTGCAGCGGTAGCCCCACTTGCCGCCGACGGCGGTTTCGATACAGCCAATCGCCGCGTAGTCATATGCATCCTCTGGCGTAATCCCCAGCTTAATAAACTCAGGAATAACAATTTCATCGTTATTAAAGGCGGGCATGCCGAAGCCGCAGCGGATCACCTGTACGCAGGCGTCGAGGAAATCGTTGCTCATTCCTGCATGGTAGCGCACGCTCAGGTTGGGCTGAGTCGAGCGCAGGCGTCCGCAGGATTCGAGAATGGCATACGAGAGCGGGTTAACCGCATCCAGCGCTTTACCGTCTACCCATTTCTGGCCGCCGATGGTCACGTTCTGATACAGCGGGCTCCCGGCTGACGCCTTCGAGTGCGATCCGGAGCGGATCTTGTTCACCTCCAGCAGCTTCAGCCAGCAGCCGTGCAGCAGCTCGATGGCCTGTTCCCGGGAGAGGGTCTGATTCAGCTCAACGTCACGGCGGTAGTAAGGATAGAGATACTGATCCATGCGACCAAACGAGACCGAATGGCCGTTGGATTCGATCTGCAAAATCAGCTGGATGAAGTAGCAGAGCTGTAACGCCTGCCAGTAGGTTTCCGGTGGACGATGGGCGATGATGTCGCAGTTCTCGGCTATTTGCAGCAGCTCATCCCGGCGGCTGACGCGCTGTTCGTCGCTGGCCATCTCACGGGCGAGGGCGGCAAAGCGGGCGATATGGTCGCTGACCGCATGCAGGACTATATCTATCGCCTTCAGGAACTGCTCCCCGTGCAGATCCTCCAGCACGGTGAGGTTGATGCGCGACCGACGCTCGGCTACCTTTGCGCGCAGACCGTCCAGGCCTTTCTCCAGCAGCAGCGGATAGTTGACCGCCAGGTGTGCATCGCCGGAGGTCATATTGCCCTCGGCCTTGATAATACCGGTCGCCAGCAGGGCTTTCTGCTCGTCGGTAAACATGCCGTAGCAGCGATCCTGTACCGTCTGGCCACGCCACCACGGGCAGATCTCATGCAGCACGCGCTTGTTCTCTTCGCTCACCGCAAAGCCCGCGCCAGGGCGATCGACCAGGTCGTCAATCTCCTTTTCGATCCACGAGACGGTGTATTCCGGGAAGATAGGCGCGGCGCGGAGCTCGCTTGCCTGGTTGCCTATAATCAGCTCATCATGCTTAATCCAGATGGTGCGCTCGGCAAGATGGTGGGCGAGGGCCAGCGCTCGGCGCACCGCAATGGGCTTATCGAGATGCTGCCGGTAGGCCTCGGTATAGTGCCGGGCGCGCTCGGTACAGATCGGGGGCTTAACAATGTGCACCAGCGCATCTTTATGCGCCTGAATGCGGTGGGTCAGCGTATCAAGACGTAATTCGGTCATGGCATTATCCTCGTAGGGTTGCGGTCAGGCCATACTCGCGGGCGGACGCTTCGGCGAAGGCCAGCAGGCCAGGCGCGTCGAGCGGCTTATCGGGTGCGGTATAGGGCTGATTCAGCAGGTGATATTTGTTGATGCCCAGCGTGTGATAGGGCAGAAAGTGGATCTCCTTGACGTTAAGCTCGTCGGCGGCAAAGCGGGTAATCGCCGCGATGGAGGCCTCATCAGCGTTAAAGCCGGGGATCAGCGGCACACGGATAATCAGCTGTTTACCCCGCGCCGCCAGCCGTTTTAGGTTCTCCAGCACGCGCCTGGCCGAGCCGTCGGTCCAGGTCTTAAACACCCTGCTGTCGACGTGCTTGAGATCGGCAAGAAAGAGATCGGTATACGGCAGGGAAGGTTCGATGTAGCGCCAGGGCACGTGCAGACAGGTTTCAACCGCAGTGTGAATGCCGTGCTCAACGCTGGACTTCAGCAGCGCGGCGCTGAGCGCCGGCTGCATAAAGGGTTCGCCACCGGAAAGCGTGATCCCGCCCCCGCTACGCTGGTAAAAGGGTTTATCCCGCAGCACGATGGCCATAATCTCCTCTACCGGTTGGTTTTCGCCGCAGACGGTCAGGGCCTGGGTGGGGCAGCAGTTTTCCAGCGCAGCAAGATGCGCTTCACTGAGCTTTTCCCGATGGATCAGCAGGCCATTGAGCGCCCGGTCAATCACGCCCGGTGCGGCCTGCTGGCAGAGATCGCATCCGGCGAGACAGAGGCGGGCATCAAAGAGCACCTCCCGCGTCCGGGCGCGGCTCTCCGGGTTTTGGCACCAGCGACAGGCCAGCGAGCAGCCTTTCAGGAACACGACGGTGCGAATGCCGGGGCCGTCATGGGTGGAGTAGCGCTGAATATTGAAAATCATAATCTGCCCTCATGTTTCATATGCAGATTAAATTACTTTCGAATGAAAGTTATTTTGACGCGGGTCAACATATTGGCAGGTTGAATTAGTTAAGTTCTAAACCATGCTTAATCTCTCACTTTGAGGAGTTCTTATGGAACTGTACCTGGACACCGCCGATGTGGCGGCAGTAAAACGGCTGGCCCGCAGCTTCCCGCTGGCCGGGGTGACCACCAACCCGAGCATCGTGGCGAAAGGCAACCTGCCGCTGGTGGAGCTGCTGCCGGCCCTGCATGATGCCCTGGGTGGAAAAGGGCGGCTCTTTGCCCAGGTATTAGCGAACAACGCCGAAGAGATGGTGGCCGAGGCGCATAAACTGCGCGCTATCATCGCCGATATCGTGGTGAAGGTGCCGGTAAGTGCGGAAGGGCTGGCGGCGATCAAGCTGCTAAAAGCCGAGGGTATCCCGACGCTGGGGACGGCGGTGTACGGCGCGGGACAGGGCCTGCTGAGCGCGCTGGCCGGAGCCGAGTATGTGGCACCCTACGTTAACCGCGTGGATGCTCAGGGCGGAGACGGTATTCAAACGGTGACGGATCTACAGCGTCTGCTGACCCTGCACGCGCCGGGCTCAAAAGTGCTGGCGGCGAGCTTCAAGACTCCGCGCCAGGCGCTGGATTGCCTGCTGGCGGGCTGTGAGGCGATTACCCTGCCGCTGGACGTGGCGGAGCAGTTTATCGCCGCCCCGGCGGTAGAGGCGGCCATCGTTAAGTTTGAGCAGGAGTGGCAGACGGCGTTTGGCCGGACAGGTATTTAACCGTTATCCGCCGCACACCTCGCACTGCGGGTTGCGCATCAGCTTCATCTCGCGGAACTGACAGGTCATGGCGTCGTACAGGACAATTTTTCCGGCGGCGCTCTGGCCAAACTTTGTCAGCACCTTGATCGCCTCCATCGCCTGCAGTGCGCCAATCATCCCGACCAGCGGCGCCATCACCCCCGCCTCAACGCAGGTCAGCGCCGTATCGCCAAACAGGCGGCTCAGGCAGCGGTAGCACGGCTCTCCCTCCTGCCAGGTAAAGACGCTAATCTGCCCCTCCATGCGGATCGCGGCCCCGGACACCAGCGGCACCCTGGTCTTGAAGCAGCCAGCATTAAGCTGGTTGCGGATCTCGACGTTATCGGTGCAGTCCAGAACCAGATCGTGGGCGGCAATCTGGGCGTGCAGCGCCTCGCCTTCTAATTGCGCATTGAGCGTGGTGAAGCTCACCAGCGGATTGATCCGCGCCAGCGACGCCCGCGCCGAGACGACCTTCGGCTGACCAATGGTTGCGTCGCTATGCAGGGTCTGGCGCTGCAAATTCGACAGCGACACGGTGTCGAAGTCCAGCAGCGTCAGGTGACCGATGCCCGCCGCCGTCAGGTACTGGGCAGCGGCGCAGCCGAGTCCGCCCAGGCCCACCACCAGCACGCGGGAGGCTTTCAGCGCCTCCTGCCCGTCAAAATCGAAGCCGCGCAGGACAATCTGCCGGTTGTAGCGCAGCATCTCGCTATCGCTCAGCTCGACGGCCATCACAGCCCCCCAAACAGATGGTTAAACGGCTCGATCTCTACCCACTCCCCTGGCTCGACGCTGCCGCGCTCGCGCTCCAGCACGATAAAGCAGTTGCCCTGGCTAAAGGAGCTAAAGATGTGCGAACCCTGGTGACCGGTCGTGCTCACCTGTAAATTCCCCTCGGCGTCGCGCTCAACGATACCGCGCTGGAAGTCGAGACGCCCCGGCGCTTTCTTCAGCCGGGTAGCGGCGCGGACCCGCAGGCGCGGCGGCAGGGCGCTGCCAGGCTTGCCGCTCAGGCGGGCCAGCAGGGGCTGAACCAGCTGGTAGAAGGTGAGCGCCGCCGAGACCGGGTTACCCGGCAGGCCGCAGAACCAGGCGCGGCGGAGCTTGCCGAAGGCAAACGGCTTGCCTGGCTTAATCGCCAGCTTCCAGAAGGCGATCTCCCCCAGCTCTTCCAGCAGGGTTTTGGTGTAGTCCGCTTCGCCCACCGAGACGCCGCCGGAGCTGATCACCACGTCGGCATGCTGGTCAGCGGCAATAAACGCCTCACGCAGCCGGGCGGGGTCGTCCGGAATGATGCCGAGGTTGATCACCTCGCAGCCGAGCTGCTCCAGCATGATGTGCACTGCCAGCCGATTAGTGTCGTAGATCTGGCCATCGCCCAGCGGCTGACCCGGCAGCTGAAGCTCATCGCCGGTAGAGAAGAGGGCCACCCGCACTTTGCGCACGACCTCAACCTCGGGAATGCCGAGGGAGGCCAGCACCGGCAGCTCCGCCACTGTCAGAGTGGTGCCCGGCGCATAGACCACAGCACCCTGGGTAATATCCTCCCCGGCGCGGCGAATGTGCTGTCCAGGACGCACGTCACCGGTAAACAGCACCCCGGCGTCGCTCTGTTCGGTCTCCTCCTGCATCACCACCGCATCGCAGCCCGGCGGAATGGGCGCACCGGTCATAATGCGGATGCAGCTCCCTGCAGGCCACTCGCCGTGGAACGGCTGCCCGGCAAAGGCTTTGCCCGCCACCGGCTGCGGCACGCCAGCCCGTAGGGCATCAAGACGCACGGCGTAGCCATCCATCGCGGCGTTATCGAAGCCCGGGACGTTAAGCGGGGAGACAATCTCCCGCGCCGTCACCCGGCCAAAGCTGGCGTGCAGGGGCAGCGTTTCGTAGTCGGTGAGGGGGGTAATGTGCGACAGCATCTGAGCGAGCGCCGCGTCAAGCGGGATCAGCCCGGCGGTATGGTCCATGAGTTCACTCCTGGGAGGGCAATCTGGGAAATCAATGCGCCATTATGGCAGAAAACCGGGCCAGACTGTATGTACCCATTATGTGCCATTGCCGCGCGCGCGCTTTACATCATCGTTTCGACTTTCTATAGTCAAAATTCGTATGAAACTGCGGCGACGATAATGATATTTATAGAAAAAGCTGCCAGCCGAGCAAAAGATAATGACTAAGCCGCAAATTCAGCAAACTGAAAATAGCCCCGTGCTGGACGTCAGCAACCTGAACATTCGTTTCGAAAACGAAGGCCAGGTGACGCAGGCGGTGCGCGATCTGTCGTTCAGCCTGCAACGCGGCGAGACGCTGGCCATCGTCGGGGAGTCCGGCTCGGGCAAATCGGTCACCGCCCTGGCGCTGCTGCGTCTGCTGGAGCAGCAGAGCGGAGCCAGCGTGCAGTGCGATGGGATGCGGCTCCAGCGGCGCAATCGCCAGATAGTGGATCTCAACGCCTTAAGCCAGGCGCAGATGCGCGGAGTGCGCGGGGCCGATATCGCGATGATTTTCCAGGAGCCGATGACCTCTCTCAACCCGGTGTTTACCGTGGGGGAGCAGATCGCCGAATCGATCCGCCTGCATCAGAAGCTGGGGCGCGAAGCGGCGCTCACCGAGGCGAAACGGATGCTAGAGCAGGTGCGCATTCCGGAGGCCGACGCGATCCTCGCCCGCTACCCGCACCAGCTCTCCGGCGGGATGCGCCAGCGGGTGATGATCGCCATGGCGCTCTCCTGCCGTCCAGCGGTGCTGATTGCCGACGAGCCAACCACTGCGCTGGACGTGACAATTCAGGCGCAGATTCTACAGCTCATCAACGTGCTGCAAAAAGAGATGGCAATGGGGGTGATCTTTATCACCCACGATATGGGCGTGGTGGCGGATATCGCCGACCGGGTGCTGGTGATGTACCAGGGCGAGGCGGTCGAGACCGGCCCCGTGGAGACCGTGTTCCACAGCCCGCAGCATGCCTACACCAAAGCGCTGTTGGCGGCCGTGCCTAAACTGGGGGCGATGAACGGCAGCGATCTGCCTCGCCGCCTGCCGCTGGTAAGCAAGGAGTGTCCGGACCAGCACGAAGCTGAAATTGAGCAGGATACGGTGGTTGACGGCGAGCCGATCCTCCAGGTGCGCGACCTGGTGACCCGCTTCGGTCTGCGCAGCGGTATTCTCAACCGCGTCACCCGCGAGGTACGCGCCGTAGAGCATGTTAGCTTCGACCTTTGGCCTGGCGAGACGCTGGCGCTGGTAGGGGAGTCCGGCAGCGGAAAATCCACCACCGGCCGGGCGCTGCTGCGGCTGGTGGAATCCCAGGGCGGGTCTATCCTGTTTGAAGGTAAGCGGATCGATACCCTGCCGGACAGCAAGCTGCAGCCGCTGCGTCGGGATATCCAGTTTATCTTCCAGGATCCCTACGCCTCTCTCGATCCGCGCCAGACGGTGGGTTACTCGATTATGGAGCCGCTGCGCGTGCATCGGCTGATGGAGGAGGAGGATGCCCAGCGCCGGGTGGCCTGGCTGCTGGAGCGGGTAGGGCTCAAGCCCGAGCACGCCTGGCGCTATCCCCATGAGTTTTCCGGCGGCCAGCGGCAGCGCATCAGCATCGCCCGCGCGCTGGCTCTCGATCCCAAAGTGGTGGTCGCCGACGAGGCGGTTTCCGCCCTGGACGTCTCAATCCAGGCGCAGATTATTAATCTGCTCCTCGATTTGCAGCGGGAGATGGGCATCGCCTTTCTGTTTATCTCCCACGATATGGCGGTGGTGGAGCGTATCAGCCACCGGGTAGCGGTGATGTACCTCGGACAGATCGTGGAGATCGGTCCCCGGCGGGCGGTGTTTGAGAACCCGCAGCACCCCTATACGCGCAAGCTGATGGCCGCCGTGCCAGTGGCCGAGCCGGGGCATCCTCGGGCGCAGCGCGTGCTGCTCTCCGACGATATGCCCAGCAATATCTATAAGCCGGGTGAGGATCCACACCGCGTGGAGCTGCACTGCGTCGGGCCTGGCCACTATGTTGCCCGCTCGACGCCCGGCAGCACGCAATCTCGTTTTTAATCGTTAACAGGCAGGGAACTTCAGGAGAATAAGATGACACAATTTGTTGCGCGTAAATGGCGACTGGCGCTAGGCGTTGCCGCCGCGCTCGCCGTGGCACCCGCCTTCGCTGCCAAAGACGTGGTGGTGGCCGTGGGGTCGAACTTCACCACGCTCGATCCCTATGATGCAAACGACACGCTCTCCCAGGCGGTAGCGAAGTCGTTTTATCAGGGGCTGTTTGGTCTTGATAAAGAGATGGAGCTGCAAAACGTCCTTGCCGAGAGCTATACCGTCTCTGACGACGGGCTGGTTTATACCATCAAGCTGCGCAGTGGCGTCAAGTTCCAGGACGGCACCGACTTTAACGCCGAGGCGGTAAAGGCCAACCTCGACCGCGCCAGCAATAAAGAGAGCGGGCTAAAGCGCTATAACCTCTACAAAAATATCGCTAAAACCGAGGCGGTGGATCCCACGACGGTGAAGATCACCCTCACGCAACCCTTCTCGGCGTTTATTAATATTCTCGCCCATCCGGCCACGGCGATGATCTCTCCCGCCGCGCTGAAAAAGTATGGCAAAGAGATTGGCTTCCACCCGGTGGGCACCGGCCCGTACGCGCTGGAGACCTGGAACCAGACTGACTTTGTGAAGGTGAAGAAGTTTGCTGGCTACTGGCAGCAGGGGCTGCCGAAGCTGGATACCATCACCTGGCGTCCGGTAGTGGATAACAATACCCGCGCGGCGATGCTTCAGACCGGCGAGGCGCAGTTTGCCTTCCCGATCCCCTACGAGCAGGCCGCCGTACTGAAGAAGAACCCCAAGCTGGAGCTGGTCGCCAGCCCGTCAATCATGCAGCGCTACATCAGCCTCAACGTAACGCAGAAGCCGTTTGATAATCCGAAGGTGCGCGAGGCGATCAACTACGCCATCAACCGCCAGGCGCTGGTGAAGGTCGCCTTTGCTGGGTACGCCACGCCGGCCACCGGCATCGTGCCGCCATCCATTGCCTACGCCCAGAGCTACCAGCCGTGGCCCTACGATCCGGCCAAGGCGCGGGCGCTGCTGAAAGAGGCGGGCTACCCGAACGGGTTCACCACCACGCTGTGGTCTTCCCATAACCACAGTACCGCCCAGAAGGTGCTGCAGTTTACCCAGCAGCAGTTGGCCCAGGTTGGCATCAAAGCGCAGGTTACGGCGATGGATGCCGGGCAGCGTGCCGCCGAAGTTGAGGGTAAGGGGCAGAAAGAGAGCGGCGTGAGGATGTTCTACACCGGCTGGTCGGCGTCGACTGGCGAAGCGGACTGGGCGCTGTCGCCGCTGTTTGCCTCACAGAACTGGCCGCCAACCCTGTTCAACACCGCGTTCTACAGCAATCCGCAGGTTGATAAGGATCTCGCCGCCGCGCTGAAGACCACCAGCAACGAGGAGAAGGCGCAGCACTATAAGGCGGCGCAGGATACCATCTGGAAAGAGTCACCGTGGGTGCCGCTGGTGGTAGAGAAACTGGTTTCCGCACACAATAAAGATCTAAGCGGTTTTTATATCATGCCGGATACCGGCTTTAGCTTTGACGACGCAGACTTAAAATAGTCGTGCATGGCCTCCGTCCAGCGCGGCGGGGGCCAGCAACAGGGTAGAAAATGCTTAACTATTTTTTTAAACGCCTGCTCGGCCTGATCCCCACGCTGCTGATTGTGGCCGTGCTGGTGTTTCTGTTCGTGCATATGCTGCCGGGGGATCCAGCGCGGCTGATTGCCGGACCCGAGGCCGATGCGCAGGTGGTGGCGCTGGTGCGCCAGCAGCTGGGCCTTGACCAGCCGCTGTGGCAGCAGTTCTGGCACTACATTACCAACGTGCTGCAGGGCGACTTTGGCATGTCGATGGTCTCCCGGCGTCCGGTGGCAGAGGAGATCGCCAGCCGTTTCATGCCCACCTTCTGGCTCACCATTGCCAGCATGGTCTGGGCAATGCTGTTCGGCCTCGCCGCGGGCATTGTCGCCGCCGTCTGGCGCAACCGCTGGCCGGATCGCATCGGCATGGCGCTGGCGGTGACCGGCATTTCATTTCCGGCCTTTGCCCTCGGCATGCTGCTGATGCAGGTCTTCTCCGTTGAGCTGGGCTGGCTGCCCACGGTGGGGGCGGACAGCTGGCGACACTACGTTCTGCCGTCGATAACCCTTGGCGCGGCGGTGGCGGCGGTGATGGCGCGCTTTACCCGCGCCTCCTTTGTTGACGTGCTTAACGAGGACTATATGCGCACCGCGCGTGCCAAAGGGGTGAGCGAGAAGTGGGTGATCCTCAAGCATGGCCTGCGCAACGCCATGATCCCGGTGGTGACCATGATGGGCCTGCAGTTTGGCTTCCTGCTCGGCGGCTCGATTGTGGTCGAAAAGGTCTTTAACTGGCCCGGCCTTGGCCGTCTGCTGGTGGACTCGGTGGAGATGCGCGACTATCCGGTGATCCAGGCCGAAGTGCTGCTCTTCTCGCTGGAGTTTATTCTTATCAATTTAGTGGTGGATATGCTCTATGCCGCCATTAACCCGGCTATCAGGTACAAGTAAGGATGCGACTTTTAAACTGGCGTCGCCAGGCACTATTAAATGCCCTGCCGGGGATCAAGCCGGCGCGTATCCGCACCCCGTGGCATGAGTTCTGGCGGCGCTTTCGTCGTCAGCCGATGGCGATGACCGCAGGGCTGTTCGTGCTGCTGCTGATTATCGTCGCTGCGCTCGCGCCGTGGATCGTGCCCTTCGATGCCGAGAACTACTTCGACTACGACCGGCTCAACGACGGGCCGTCGATGGTGCACTGGTTCGGCGTTGACTCGCTCGGGCGGGATATCTTTAGCCGCGTGTTGGTCGGGGCGCAGATCTCGCTGGCCGCTGGGGTGCTGGCGGTGCTAATTGGGGCTGCGATCGGTACGGTGCTCGGCCTGCTGGCGGGGTATTACGAGGGCTGGTGGGATCGCATTATCATGCGCATCTGCGACGTGCTGTTTGCCTTTCCCGGCATTCTGCTGGCGATTGCGGTGGTGGCGGTGATGGGCAGCGGCATGTCTAACGTGATTATCGCCGTAGCGGTCTTCTCAGTGCCGGCCTTTGCCCGGCTGGTGCGCGGCAACACGCTGGTGCTCAAGCAGCAGACCTTTATCGAGTCGGCGCGCAGCATCGGTGCCAGCGATGCCACCATCCTGTTCCGCCATATTCTGCCGGGAACCATCTCATCTATCGTGGTCTACTTCACCATGCGCATCGGTACCTCGATTATCTCCGCTGCCAGCCTCTCGTTTCTTGGTTTAGGCGCGCAGCCGCCGACCCCGGAGTGGGGGGCCATGCTCAACGAGGCGCGAGCGGATATGGTTATCGCCCCGCACGTGGCGCTCTTCCCGAGTCTGGCGATCTTCCTTACCGTGCTGGCCTTTAACCTGCTGGGCGACGGCCTGCGGGACGCGCTGGATCCGAAGATCAAAGGGTAGGAAATAAAAAAGCCATCCTGTTCAGGGATGGCTTTTTGTTAGTTAAAGCATGTGATTATGGCAGCTTATAAGCAATCACATAGTCACCGCGGTCAGGAGAATTACGCGCGCCTCCGGCAGTGATCAGCAGATACTGTTTACCATCAACCGGCGATTTATAGCTGATGGGCGTACTCTGACTGCCAACCGGCAGGCGGGCCTTCCAGCGCTCTTTACCTGTTGAGATATCGTAGGCGCGCAGATAGTAGTCCTGCGTCGCCGCGATAAACACCAGACCACCCTGTGTTGCCATGGTGCCACCAATGGTTGGCATGCCAATGGGGATGGGTAATCCCATCTTCACGCCAAACGGTCCGGTATCTTTCACCGTACCTACGGGGACTTGCCATGCGACCTTCTGTGTTTTCAGGTCAACCGCGGTCAATGTGCCAAACGGCGGCTTCTGGCATGGGATCTCAACAGGCGACATAAACCGTACTTTGGCGTTAATGGCGTACGGCGTGCCGGATAACGGTACCGGGCGGCTGATGGCAGCGGCTTCATTACCGTCATTTTTTGCGCCCTGGATCTCTGGCGATGCCGGGATCAGCTGAACTTCCAGTCCGACACGCATGTCGTTAATGAACAGGTATTGATTAACCGGGTCAATCGACAGGCCGCCCCAGTTCATCCCACCCAATGAGCCAGGCAGATTCAATGACGCATCATCACCAGGTGGCGTAAACAGCCCGTTATACCGCTTAGATTTGAAATGAATGCGACAAATCAGCTGGTCAAAGGGGGTTGCACCCCACATGTCAGACTCCTTCAATACGTCAGCACCAATGGTTGGCATACCAACGGAGAAGGGCTGAGTCGGGGAGTAGATCTCTTTCGGGATCTGGCCCTGAGTAACCTTGCGCTCTTCAACTTTTGTCAGAGGTTTGCCTGTCGCACGATCCAGAACAAAAAGTTGTCCTGATTTGGTACCGAAAATAAGCGCTGGCGTTTTTTGGCCGTTAGCGGCCGCGAAATCAGTAAAGGTTGGCTGCATCGGGACATCAAAGT
Above is a genomic segment from Enterobacter sp. C2 containing:
- the moeA gene encoding molybdopterin molybdotransferase MoeA, which translates into the protein MDHTAGLIPLDAALAQMLSHITPLTDYETLPLHASFGRVTAREIVSPLNVPGFDNAAMDGYAVRLDALRAGVPQPVAGKAFAGQPFHGEWPAGSCIRIMTGAPIPPGCDAVVMQEETEQSDAGVLFTGDVRPGQHIRRAGEDITQGAVVYAPGTTLTVAELPVLASLGIPEVEVVRKVRVALFSTGDELQLPGQPLGDGQIYDTNRLAVHIMLEQLGCEVINLGIIPDDPARLREAFIAADQHADVVISSGGVSVGEADYTKTLLEELGEIAFWKLAIKPGKPFAFGKLRRAWFCGLPGNPVSAALTFYQLVQPLLARLSGKPGSALPPRLRVRAATRLKKAPGRLDFQRGIVERDAEGNLQVSTTGHQGSHIFSSFSQGNCFIVLERERGSVEPGEWVEIEPFNHLFGGL
- the gsiA gene encoding glutathione ABC transporter ATP-binding protein GsiA, encoding MTKPQIQQTENSPVLDVSNLNIRFENEGQVTQAVRDLSFSLQRGETLAIVGESGSGKSVTALALLRLLEQQSGASVQCDGMRLQRRNRQIVDLNALSQAQMRGVRGADIAMIFQEPMTSLNPVFTVGEQIAESIRLHQKLGREAALTEAKRMLEQVRIPEADAILARYPHQLSGGMRQRVMIAMALSCRPAVLIADEPTTALDVTIQAQILQLINVLQKEMAMGVIFITHDMGVVADIADRVLVMYQGEAVETGPVETVFHSPQHAYTKALLAAVPKLGAMNGSDLPRRLPLVSKECPDQHEAEIEQDTVVDGEPILQVRDLVTRFGLRSGILNRVTREVRAVEHVSFDLWPGETLALVGESGSGKSTTGRALLRLVESQGGSILFEGKRIDTLPDSKLQPLRRDIQFIFQDPYASLDPRQTVGYSIMEPLRVHRLMEEEDAQRRVAWLLERVGLKPEHAWRYPHEFSGGQRQRISIARALALDPKVVVADEAVSALDVSIQAQIINLLLDLQREMGIAFLFISHDMAVVERISHRVAVMYLGQIVEIGPRRAVFENPQHPYTRKLMAAVPVAEPGHPRAQRVLLSDDMPSNIYKPGEDPHRVELHCVGPGHYVARSTPGSTQSRF
- the gsiB gene encoding glutathione ABC transporter substrate-binding protein GsiB, translating into MTQFVARKWRLALGVAAALAVAPAFAAKDVVVAVGSNFTTLDPYDANDTLSQAVAKSFYQGLFGLDKEMELQNVLAESYTVSDDGLVYTIKLRSGVKFQDGTDFNAEAVKANLDRASNKESGLKRYNLYKNIAKTEAVDPTTVKITLTQPFSAFINILAHPATAMISPAALKKYGKEIGFHPVGTGPYALETWNQTDFVKVKKFAGYWQQGLPKLDTITWRPVVDNNTRAAMLQTGEAQFAFPIPYEQAAVLKKNPKLELVASPSIMQRYISLNVTQKPFDNPKVREAINYAINRQALVKVAFAGYATPATGIVPPSIAYAQSYQPWPYDPAKARALLKEAGYPNGFTTTLWSSHNHSTAQKVLQFTQQQLAQVGIKAQVTAMDAGQRAAEVEGKGQKESGVRMFYTGWSASTGEADWALSPLFASQNWPPTLFNTAFYSNPQVDKDLAAALKTTSNEEKAQHYKAAQDTIWKESPWVPLVVEKLVSAHNKDLSGFYIMPDTGFSFDDADLK
- the gsiC gene encoding glutathione ABC transporter permease GsiC — protein: MLNYFFKRLLGLIPTLLIVAVLVFLFVHMLPGDPARLIAGPEADAQVVALVRQQLGLDQPLWQQFWHYITNVLQGDFGMSMVSRRPVAEEIASRFMPTFWLTIASMVWAMLFGLAAGIVAAVWRNRWPDRIGMALAVTGISFPAFALGMLLMQVFSVELGWLPTVGADSWRHYVLPSITLGAAVAAVMARFTRASFVDVLNEDYMRTARAKGVSEKWVILKHGLRNAMIPVVTMMGLQFGFLLGGSIVVEKVFNWPGLGRLLVDSVEMRDYPVIQAEVLLFSLEFILINLVVDMLYAAINPAIRYK